A single Glycine soja cultivar W05 chromosome 14, ASM419377v2, whole genome shotgun sequence DNA region contains:
- the LOC114384494 gene encoding uncharacterized protein LOC114384494, producing MSVEILDGATIVGFVEDEEAFNVCVSDLFTQLDTDKDGLLSYAEMLKELQRLRVFETHFGVDVKRDPDELARVYESMFVQFDHDLNGRVDLEEFKEETKQIMLAMANGLGFLPVQMALEHDSLLMKAVQREYCPKIAA from the coding sequence ATGAGTGTAGAAATACTAGACGGTGCAACCATCGTAGGATTCGTGGAGGACGAGGAAGCCTTCAACGTCTGCGTGAGCGACCTCTTCACCCAACTGGACACCGACAAGGACGGTCTTCTCTCTTACGCGGAGATGCTGAAGGAGTTGCAGAGGCTGAGGGTGTTCGAGACCCACTTCGGCGTCGACGTGAAGCGTGACCCCGACGAACTCGCACGTGTGTACGAGTCCATGTTCGTGCAATTCGACCACGACTTGAATGGGAGGGTTGATCTTGAAGAATTCAAGGAGGAAACGAAGCAGATAATGCTTGCCATGGCGAATGGACTTGGATTTCTCCCTGTTCAGATGGCTCTTGAACACGATAGCCTCCTCATGAAAGCCGTTCAACGAGAGTACTGTCCCAAAATTGCGGCTTAA
- the LOC114385254 gene encoding cold and drought-regulated protein CORA-like: protein MSLKMAILILGLLAMFLLVSSEVASTNSKEVTNGVEDAKYPGGGYGGGYPGNGGGGYPGRGGGYPGRGGGYPGRGGGYPGRGGGYPGRGGGYCRYGCCGGRTYNGGCRRCCYYAGEAVAAQTQDKTHNMGLKMALLILGLSLMLLLVSSEVASTNTKEEANGVDDAKYPGGSYGGGYPGHGGGGYPGHGGGGYPGHGGGGGYPGHGGGHPGHGGGYPGRGGGYCRHGCCGGRTYNGGCRRCCYNAGEAVAAQTQDKPHD from the exons ATGAGTTTGAAAATGGCAATACTGATCCTAGGCCTGCTGGCCATGTTCCTTTTGGTCTCCTCAGAGGTGGCATCCACGAATTCAAAAGAGG TGACAAATGGAGTTGAAGATGCCAAATATCCTGGTGGAGGCTATGGTGGGGGTTACCCAGGCAATGGCGGTGGTGGCTATCCTGGCCGTGGTGGTGGCTACCCTGGTCGTGGTGGTGGCTATCCAGGTCGCGGTGGTGGTTACCCTGGTCGTGGTGGCGGCTATCCAGGCCGTGGAGGAGGGTATTGTCGCTATGGCTGTTGCGGTGGCCGGACATACAATGGAGGTTGTAGAAGGTGCTGCTACTACGCCGGTGAAGCTGTTGCTGCACAAACTCAGGATAAGACTCACAAT ATGGGTTTGAAGATGGCGTTACTGATCCTAGGCCTTTCCCTCATGCTCCTTTTGGTCTCCTCTGAGGTGGCATCCACGAATACAAAAGAGG AGGCAAATGGAGTGGATGATGCCAAATATCCCGGTGGAAGCTATGGAGGGGGTTACCCAGGTCATGGCGGTGGCGGTTATCCTGGCCATGGCGGTGGCGGTTATCCTGGCCATGGCGGTGGTGGTGGCTATCCTGGTCATGGTGGTGGCCACCCTGGTCATGGTGGCGGCTACCCTGGCCGTGGTGGTGGATACTGTAGGCATGGCTGTTGCGGTGGCCGGACATACAACGGAGGTTGCAGAAGGTGCTGCTATAACGCTGGCGAAGCTGTTGCTGCACAAACTCAAGATAAGCCTCACGATTAA